atgtttcagTGAATAATCACTGTAAACAATACTATTTCAGAAAACAGAACCAGGACCATTAAAGcgtatatttcattttagattaaacAGAATGAATGTTTACTTTTAACAACGACTCTTCCTATTTCACTGCtcatagtaaaatatattattccaGCTAAAAATGTTATAACTTTGAGTTTAAAAGTGTTAaacaacgtaaaaaaataactgtcagTTAAATGTGCTTTTTATGTTGTATACCTTTTAGCCGGAATtacttttatctatttttttgtgtaaatatttaaggttTTGCTTTGTTGACGCATGTTTTGCAACATTAAATTTGAACTCAGGTCCAACACAGGTAGTGGATGGTAAACTGAGGCCCAACTCGTAAACCAACGTGATGTATTACGAGTTGGGCATGCGTTTAGGCATGTTAtacattaatgttttttctttcatgtGAGTTAAATGTTTGGGTAACCTTCTAGAAAATAGCGGGATTGCTTCGATTCCTttgtgcgggagtcgtttaaaatatttgaaaaaaaatagtattttatttccatGAATATAATCTGATACATAAAGCACGGGGGGCCTTGCACCACTTCTTATGGCAATatcattgcagttgtggaaattTGAGGATAGACCAATTTTCTTGAACGTGAAAGAGGTTGCATTTGGTCCCATAACCTTctatcaagtttggctcagctgattttatttgaaatgggtgtatgttttttttgttaaaatgatatattaagaAACAACTTTTAAGCAAATGGATATTAGCAAGCCGATAATAGgtactttatatattattaagatttattgatataatGCGGTGCCAGACTAGTTTTTAAACTTGATTAACCCGACCGGTGTCTACGCCGCCAACTTTAgcataataatcataataatatttctataacaaaaacaacgaTTTCAGGGTTCTTTACACAAAAGATAAAACGAAACCCCTATCACTAAGTCTCCGCTGTCTATCCATCTCTCCAGCAGGCAGTCACCAGTCGGTATCTCATGAAGCATGATAGCTAGACTTGTATTTTTTACAGAtcacatatatatattttcaccTCTATAACGATAACATTGCAATTAAGCCATAGTTTTTAGAGTCAAAAATTTTCTAAGTCACCAAAAAATGTTTgcaatttgtatttatatagcCAATTTATGAAGAACCCTCAGCATCGCAAGTCCGACTAACAATTTACTGATTTCATTAAAAGTTGAACCTTACCTAAAGGTCAAGGTGACTTGTCCATATAGCTTCTTGTTCTCAAGGTATTCCGGTTCAACATGCAGAACCCCTTGGATTCTATCGATGGAGCCGTTTTCCACCACCAAGTCTCGGGACGCTAAGTAAAGCGTCAGTTTGTTGTTCGGCGATGATTTTTTGAACAcactgtaaaacaaaaaaaaaattacaaaacattactttaattGTAATATGTTCTCGCATATAAAAAGTGAGTTTTAGGTACAGTACGACGAAAACTGTTTTTGACGTATAACATAAGCATGATAAGGGCTTTTGCAATAACggaaaatatcatattttttaaaaatcaccttaattataatttttaattttgttttatgatgattttctgcaataaaattataaataaagattcaattgaaaatattgattcACAAAATATAATCTTGAAGGTAATCTGCATATTGAAACGTATGGTAACCTACTTGCTACCAAActtctttttaacaataaatatatcaatatgTGCCTGTTTCTGGCTGTTGCTGTTTAATCTAAGGAAGATGGTGACTGTCTAGATTATATTAACGTAAAAATGAGCCAGACTGGGTGTTCATAAGGTCAAATTGCTGAACCAATTGCAAGCAATCTCAATATGCTCATAaactgggggcctaccacctACCACAGAGAGATTATTACAGTtgtaacaaatactaaatataaaaaaacttcaaataaatgtttatgtttagaaAGAGTATAGCAGAACTACAAAAAATCCCtatctcaaaaactactgaaactTTTTTGATGAAACTTGCTGTGGTTAATAAGCTGAACAAAAATTAgtaacataaatacatagaCATACGAAAACTGGACATTTctggaaatattaaataaatacgcgTCGAATTGATAACCTCTTTTCAAGAAGAGTCGCCCCTGTTACCGTAGTAATAATAATGTCACTTTGGGATCTCGTGGTAGGTCGCCAATTGCCAGCTATCGTTATGAACCCGCAACCAGAGCTGGTACAGCAAAATTAACACATACGTCGACCAATTGATAAGGTCAAGAGTTTagttataacatttatatattaacaAACCCAATTTGATGGAATTGAGCTATTGTGTCATTGTACTTATGTAGGTCAGGGTATTATTTCGTCTAGAAATTTCTcgacaaacaattttatatgtggtttcaaatgtttgatgtttttttatctaaaattcaCAACCCAAGCTGCTGTGAATTTTTTATGTGAAGGACAAGTAAGTGTTATAATTCACCAAAAATATACACAAGAGAATACTGTATAACTTTTGTGTTTTAGCTGCTAATATAATTTCgtagttgattattttttaaactcctgTTGAGACATCCAAAAACATCACTTTTCACAGTTTATCAATTTGCCAATTGATATTGAATAGGATCTACATAATACTATGAATATCGAACGTATTAATGAGTTTTCACAACTTCTCTTACATTGCTCTACCTAAACGGATAATCTCACAATTTCTGTCATCATCTTCCGGGTCATTCAGAACCAGAATATTTGGAGCTGTTGGTATGACAGGCTCTGGCTTCTGCTTCGATTTCAAGCATCTCAAGAGTAACAATTTCAACATTTCGGACGGATTCATGGAACGTGGAGACCAGCGTCCAAATGTTTGAGGAGATAGAGGATTTTGTAGTGTCTCAAGGTCACAACGGTCAAAGGTTGTTTCGAAGGCAGACTGGACAGTGCAGTGTTTACTCCTGCCCACAAATATGGGTTATCACGACTTGGATCATCTGAAAAGCATATCATCTTGTTACCTGACGAGATTTGTTTCGTCCATCATGTATTGGAAAGTTTGTTTCGGAGTGTTGGTACTAATACTACTGGGCTTTggtagtagttttttttttctgtggtaaaagtatttttgggaAACAGGAATATGCATAGATATTCCCGTAGCTTGAGAAAATGTTGGGAATAAGGTGAGTTTAAACGTAGCGGGTCCGAAAAAgcagagaaaattattttagtctgAAATACAATATGTGTGAAATTATCTACATATAATAAAACCATTGAAACACTTAACGTCCCGGGAGAGAcgattaactgccttggaacccgcaacgaaattaatcaaaaattgtaagaaaaaatattaaattcattgttTATCTTGATGTCAAAGcttagagaaaaataaactagcTTCATTTATCTTCTCGTTTCGCGgtgagtttttaaatatatttttttattttgattaagaaaGTGAAATATATTGATTGATGATCACTTACCGTTGAGAATTGAGTGCGTTATCAGTCGCCATGACTGATGTCTTATGTGATCTGTAACAAAgagaaatatattcaattttgaaataaattaactataaaacaaTCAACACCACTCTTTGATGAACAATTCTAACCGACAATTCAAATTGCATAacatattcaagtcacatttaatcacgttttaaaatgatgaatgaaattaaattaataattttatatttaaacactaCACATTCACTCTGAGTGCCAAATCAGATAAAACTATTCGTTAAatcatttagtattttattcaatGCAATAATGTTCAAcgtttaaaactagttttagtaATAATGCGATATATTTCGGCTTATAATGTTTATGTTGTGTTCAGAATTTGGGGATCGTCTTGGGCAAAAAATTCGTCTGGAAAAATCACGCTCGATCcggttatttattcattattttatcgtGTTGATACTGCTTTGGATAGATTATATAGTATTTTAAAGCTATGCGCTTTGTATGATTTTGTAAATACCATTCAAGTGCGAATAAACACTCGCACAATGGGTTCCATTATTTTAACGACAAAAAATCTTGTGAGTATAgagcttaaattaaattaataatattttttttgtgtgttgtttatgagatacaagTTGGTGGCAGATACCGGAATTTAAGTAGTATAGGGTACcgtttgtatattaaatattttgatatgtttGTATTTTCCCTTCGGCGCGGGAccctaaatatttgtataaatacctatgcatattatatataaaagtcaagtatttaatttattacgacAACGCGCTTATCACGTTTATCTTACTAATAGGTTGCAATACAGGTTTAAAATTTTCTGGAGTATTCTCTTAATTAGGTAATGCATTGGTTTTTTTAACTTatgacattatatttataactttttcacGATACAACtttttaatcacaaaaatattaccaagTCGAGAGTCGAGTGTGTTGCAATGTAAATTAAATGCCGAGTGAATATGTGTTAACTCTTTATACTCAAACGGCTGTTTTAAGAtcctaatatatttaattaaaattaaggcTCCTTTCTGCACCAATCTAAAGAGTCGTGTTGACTTGCCACACTGCGAGTTCCgtacataaaaaacaattttttgggTAGATACCCGCCTTTAAACTTACATATAAACCACctttattttaggtatttattGGTATAAAGGTAGCAGAAATATCATCCATGAAAATTGTGACAGTTTAGATatgacggttcatgagatacagccttgtaACAGGGgtaacaaaatgaattttgCTTACAAGCCCATTTAAACCGCACGTACAACCGCGGGGCGAAGCTAGCTAAATCTAACTAAGCTTGTATTCCTAATTTGAATAttcactttatatttttaacataaaaaaggaaacggctttcataaaataatgttgccagtttgctgttttataaaattttgtaatttgcattttttttatatcgtttttaaattggCGTAAAAGTTATACACACCTGTGTATGTAATTATGTAGAtatagttacatttaaaaatataaagtcttATTACgttaactaattttaaagtttgatCAATTTAATATGCGATTTTGTTATGAATTCATCTTTATATTGTAACTAAatggaaattgtttattttgaaattcgaTTAACATTTACCATTTTGTTATACGGATAGAGATATTATCAATCAATTGAAAAGTATGGCGACCttaatcaaattacaaattttTCATCACAGGTTGAAAGTACACATGCGAACACTTTatatagattttttcaattttggcgtcactattaattaaacatatacCGATATACGTGatctgtaaatatttagatGCTTTTCAACTGTGTTTAAAACGTTGTGCAAAATGGGATTCAGAATTCACTAATACATAGATCATCGGCGAAAAGTAAGGCTTTACCATCGATTACTTTGGTACTTATAGCACCTAGCTACAAAGAAAAATCAAGGTAGTTACTGAGGTAGCCCATTATTATTTGAAAGGTCAAGTTGACTGACCTTTGCCATAAATAAGGTTCCTTTTCAGTGCTTAATGAAAGTTTAAGGCACAATTTAGAAGGCTTATCAACGTTTATGGTCTGCTAATGACCGGCCGGGTTATCGCATGATAAACAGCTGTTACATAGATTTAATGTCACCGTGAAAATGTGAACattgttaattaatacttttataaactAATAACAGTACTAATAGAGTAACAAGCGACTGTTGGTGACGAATTGAGGTCTGTCTTTTTCGGATCGGAAATTATTCAGACCGAAATTATTCGCTTTGGGTTCAGTGCAAGGGAGCGTCAGACTTCCAAGGACttaaacccacccatgttccttatTAAGCATTTTACGTAGCTACGGTAAAGTTTTCGGACTTTCCCAATGGTTCGGCTGGGTACTGGgagtctaccaccacgtctaaGGACGCCTAACTTCCTTGGGTTGCAGCTAACGTGAAGGAAACACagcccatcaccagtaaccagAGTAACCTTTCTTGAGCCTCCACAAATGTTTAAAGACTAAAATTGTCTGAATCGGTTCAGACGTTTACGATGGTGATAGGTCTTCTCTTACTAGAAGACATTGCCAAGTCAGGAATGGCGGAGAGCACCAAATAAAATCCAAGCACGTTAGGTTGAAGCGTAAATTTCTATCAAAATCTAAGGAGGAGTGCTTTATCGCTGCGTACAAgattgtttaatgtttgttttttcatttaaacagtCATCATAGTGCATATGATTCGTACTTACAATACTAAAAAGGTTGggacaaacttttttattcttatactGACCGGAAATATAAGCCACCATACAcccacataaaataaattcacatttgAACTTTTCGTCTCcagataaaaatagttttgatccCTTTGACAACCCTTTTAGACGTACTAAAACAAAAAGTCCCTAACGAGTTCTGTTATCCATTTTACCCAGAAAATGTGAGAATCTTTTTTACTAGCCTAAGATTCTAAAGTGgagaaaatagttattttttctaagaCAATTATAGTTAGTATCAGTGGCAACAAAAGTATTAATAGAATTTGACGTGTTTTCCTTTTTACTTATAGAAATCGGTAAGGTATTCTGGAAGCTACGgtaatataaattcatatactttaaactttgggcaaattaaaaatttaccCCTTTGAAGatcatttttcaaaattctATGGCACTTTACAACATTGTTCTAACGCATTCAACATGAGAAAACAAAGTGAAATTCTGAATAAACCTCGAAATTTCGGTTCGCTTTTCTTCTTTACACAAAAAGAGGTCATTAACCTACGGGACAGTATTATTGTTTAGTTGACAGGATCATTTCTCAAGCTTTTAGATTAATGTCCTCCGAGGACAGACAGCCGAGAACCATGACCAGCATTTTTGTCCAGGAGAAACACGAAAAACCTCTTAATAAATACTGAAACATCCAtgtaaaagagatgccgctctatgtaTTGTAGTGctctgtctcgcttcaacaaccGCAACagtaatatacttttaaaacgaAGTCAGTAGTCCCCAattctgtaatttatttattacttgccTCCGAAATAAAATGGCTTGCGTGCCTCAGTAGATATCATTTCGTTTAATGGACAATCGATAGTGCCATATTTGAAATGTTACTTAGCACTCGGTCTAGGTATTTAGTCCATAAATAGAGCATTCAATCGATGAAATAGATACTTGCCTGTTAAACTTTCCGACAGGTTAAAGGCGTTTTCAAAAACGATAcctcttaaatgtatttttgacttTACAGTCCGTTTGCCAATAGcacattgattttaaatatgtcTGTTGAAGAATCAACCTAGCCAAAAACGTTACTGTATACATCATTCCACACATACACGTCCTATTTTGTATAGTTCCCTGTTTAGTTCAACAGTGCAGGCAAACCGCGTATGTTGCAAAATTGCGCAGTCATGCCGTACAAACACGCTCTGATTTGACTACACGCCTcaacaggtaaataaatacaggAACTATTTTAGGTAAGGTTagttttttaaaaagttacaaaataatatggatAAAAGAGACGATAAAGTTATTGAACAATTTGTGATTTCGGCAAGGATATTCAAATTTGTTCATATTATGGAAATATTGGTAATGAACTTCAtagaattgaaatattattattttaccaattatATGCGAGaacaataatctttttttttgtaattataatagtataattaattaactttagcgaatttgtaaaaatgagCCTCATAGAGTGACCTAAATAATTGACATTGAATTATACCAAAAGTAGCCTTATCAAGGCGCAAAGGTCAAGTAGTAATTTAGGAATAACATTAAGGAAAATGAACaagaagaatttaattaagactCGTGTCTCACTGTTTTATGCCAGTTACCGCATTTATATAGGAGCAAAGCCACTCGAACTGGACTAGCTTATTTGTTGTACCTACTGAAACTACTCGTAATTAGCAGTTTATGATACCAGCCCTTTAGATATTCGGCaggtgtgtattttttttattttattatagaaaataatatgagcaaataaatgagaatattttcattttttttacagttacaTTCGACAGTCAAAAACAAATGCCAATTAACAATTTTGTTGAAAAGAATATGTGCACAATGAAATGTGTATGTATAGAGAACagtttaaacacaaaataagaCAGGTTACTATTTAAATCctgtgcaaaaaaaaactagactgaatttaataaattcttatacAAAAATCAATACATCCGATCTAGAACACggcactaaaaaaatataaccgtcCAATTTTATTGACTAATCTTTTTCGTCCAGACGGATGTGACATAAGGACAAATCTATAAAATTAAcgatacataataaaatctttttagaaGCTTTTCCTTCgtcatatttaaataaggtttatatttCCGTAGCACACAAAAAATTGTGCTAAATCAATGGGTCAAGTAAGTTCAGGACTCTCACCATGATATCGTCACTAGACCAACTGTTCACATTAAGACAGAGATAGCGCGCTATGCTCCGCCTATCggcgtctcacttccacaacgaTAGCGTTCGTATTTTTTGTGCTCATGGTACAGGGTTGGTTGGATCGCCTGTGGGCttgtttgatataaattattcgaAATATTTCGAATGTTTCCGGAGCGACGCCGGACCATAACTAAACCCGAAATGTTTTGGTTTCAGTCAAAGGTATCGTGACTCAGCTGTTATTAGAGTTATTTTGTAACTGTAATTACTGAACAACGTCAGTGAGAGATTAATCATTGAGTTTATCTCAAAGGTTTGTAAGCCGTTGTGaaagtaaattttgtttattcaaaataatatagtgATTGAAGAAAAACTATCTTACGTTAAAAATGGAAGAGCATTGTTTTCCTTTTCAAAAAAATGGTTACCCGTCAAATTTTGTAACCGTACTTAACtatgcttaacctcgatgtatgtatgtttgacAAGCGGACGTTCTACATAGGTATAGGTAAAGGTCTACATAGGTAACTCTAATAGAACATAgtacaacaaataattgaatcTTTGATTAAtggtaatgatattttttattcattttaaagccCGATTCAAAAAAATTGAGACTCGGGAATCGTTTGTCTGGTTGTGGCATTCATAGTCCCCGATTAggcttatttgattttaattttcttagtatatttttttctaaatgtgaAAATCGATCGAGACTTTTAAAGGTTGTGGAGGGTGAGAGTTTTTAGCTTTATGTTATACAAAGCAACTAACAGATAAGACAAAACATGCATTAATATGCCAATTTATTACAATGCATCATTTCCATATGTGAGATGTATAAACAACATTGTCTGTTGTGACTTTATAAATGTGCTAATGGATCAATATTTTACACTGAATGCTTGGTATGAGAACATCTCGCAAATCACACATACATATGGCGGACCAGCTCCTTAACTTGACTTTATAATGATGTAAAGGAAACTTTGTTAATCTTTGTCTCTCTTAAAGTAAGTTCCGAGTATTTTGAGATTTTAAACAGTACATTTCGCACGTTTGTTTTCGtagttccgtacccaaagagaAAAACGGAACTGTGTGAGTGAGGCTTTGCTGTAAGCCCAACGGTGGGACCGGCGTTTATCACTTGGCTGTATCTCAAAAACTGGACATGACATTGCCAGATGTCATTTTCTCAAAACTTAACCTAACAAAATGGCCGTATTTTACGGCCATTTTGTTaggttaacatttatttttattttttcttcctgTTTTTTCCGCCTACATTCTGTTTTACCTGTTAtttaaacatcattttatttaagtaaaagatCTTGATAAAtcgttaacaaataaataattaattatgttccaTGATACAGGATAATTTCCTTTCCAACATCATTAAACATTTCACAACGCATATAGTTTAACAGCCACATAAAAGTTCTACATACGGACACAACGACTATCTTACGAATACAAATTGTATAGAATGGGTGACATTTGTAACCTCTTCAGAAACAACACACATTACAGTCGAGAACTCCGAATAAACGAGCAAGTGTCTCTCTTGATGTGTGGGATACATTGTATCATTATTATTCAGGGTTTTGTCATTTACAAGACATTCACTTAGACTAAGAACAGTGTATAAGTTGAACATTACAGTTTAAGTTAGAAAAGggatataataaaactagctgttgcccgcgacttcgtccccgtgggtagaagatataagttatgatttacacctgccctgtttttttcacattttccattgtatcttcgctcctattagtcgcagcgtgatggtttatagcctaaagccttcctcgatgaatggtctattcaacacaaaaagaatgtttcaatgtggatcagtagttcctgagattagcgcgttcaaacaaacaaactcttcagctttatatattagtatagaagaatAGATAAtaaagtcttttattttttatttgtttcgaagtttttattaatttctataaGATCTCTAAGAATctggaaaattttgaaatatgaaatggtttaaatgaattataatcaTAATGTTATTATGTCTAGTTATTACCGCAACCAAAAGTT
Above is a window of Trichoplusia ni isolate ovarian cell line Hi5 chromosome 5 unlocalized genomic scaffold, tn1 tig00000945_group4, whole genome shotgun sequence DNA encoding:
- the LOC113506202 gene encoding phosrestin-1-like isoform X1, encoding MNPSEMLKLLLLRCLKSKQKPEPVIPTAPNILVLNDPEDDDRNCEIIRLGRAIVFKKSSPNNKLTLYLASRDLVVENGSIDRIQGVLHVEPEYLENKKLYGQVTLTFRYGREDEEVMGLKFCNEAIMSLAQIWPLHCNHDREPNTPLQVNC
- the LOC113506202 gene encoding phosrestin-1-like isoform X2 encodes the protein MATDNALNSQRVFKKSSPNNKLTLYLASRDLVVENGSIDRIQGVLHVEPEYLENKKLYGQVTLTFRYGREDEEVMGLKFCNEAIMSLAQIWPLHCNHDREPNTPLQVNC